In Haloplasma contractile SSD-17B, a single window of DNA contains:
- the yidD gene encoding membrane protein insertion efficiency factor YidD translates to MKHYIVKLIRFYQNNISKYTPPSCRHFPTCSNYAVEAYHKHNIFYATWLTIYRILRCNPLGSTGYDPVPEPKLKKKQTNNN, encoded by the coding sequence ATGAAACACTATATAGTAAAACTGATCAGATTTTATCAAAATAACATTTCAAAATATACTCCACCAAGTTGCCGCCACTTTCCAACATGTTCTAACTACGCTGTTGAAGCCTATCATAAACATAATATTTTTTATGCCACATGGCTTACTATATATAGGATTTTACGTTGCAATCCACTAGGTTCGACTGGTTATGATCCTGTACCAGAACCAAAGCTAAAAAAGAAACAAACTAATAATAACTAA